A part of Aspergillus oryzae RIB40 DNA, chromosome 7 genomic DNA contains:
- a CDS encoding pseudouridine synthase PUS2 (pseudouridylate synthase): MDNNEGRASGSEEADRKRKKGDLGRAEWSWQTSDKRGRLDKENEAKRQKLEKGEEVKAPIYATHFSQEDIENEQRRPKKKVAVLLGYSGTGYKGMQLSATEKTIEGDLFAAFVAAGAISKANAADPKKSSLVRCARTDKGVHAAGNVVSLKLIVEDEDIVQKINAHLSPQIRVWGILVASKSFSSYQMCDSRIYEYLMPSYCFLPPHPSTFLGKKIIEIAEKEGDLEAHKARQAEVANYWEEADAKYIQPVLDTLDEDIREVVKNAIYHEKPEDESFGTEEQSQATEGGADAATKPELTEAELAHRRKIIDAVKAVKAAYNTAKRSYRIPPARVARLQEALDKYLGTKNFYNYTIQKLYKDPSAKRHIKSFKVDPNPIIINGTEWLSLKVHGQSFMMHQIRKMVAMATLIVRCGCDPKRIVDSYGPTKIPIPKAPGLGLLLERPIFNGYSKKAEELGKKPINFEVYATEMNEFKQREIYDRIFREEEETNAFASFFNHIDHFPQEEFLYVTSGGIPAAKPATQPSAATEDAQKGRKSQREALAEIEEESEDEGNLPNNGEEGG, from the exons ATGGACAATAACGAAGGAAGAGCTAGCGGatccgaagaagctgatcgCAAGCGTAAGAAGGGGGATCTGGGAAGGGCAGAGTGGAG CTGGCAAACGTCAGATAAGAGAGGACGATTAGATAAAGAGAATGAGGCCAAACGACAGAAGCTTGAAAAGGGAGAGGAAGTCAAAGCTCCAATATACGCCACGCATTTCTCCCAGGAAGACATCGAGAATGAACAGAGAcggccgaagaagaaggtggcTGTACTGCTGGGATACTCTGGAACGGGCTACAAGGGAATGCAATT GAGCGCAACTGAGAAGACTATCGAGGGTGATCTCTTCGCAGCGTTTGTAGCGGCCGGGGCTATCTCCAAGGCTAACGCAGCAGACCCGAAGAAGTCGTCGCTGGTTCGATGCGCCCGTACAGATAAAGGAGTCCATGCGGCTGGTAATGTCGTGtccttgaagttgattgtggaggatgaggatattgttCAGAAAATCAACGCACACCTTAGCCCGCAGATCCGCGTTTGGGGTATTCTGGTCGCGAGCAAGTCCTTCAGCAGCTACCAGATGTGCGACTCTCGTATCTATGAATATCTGATGCCTAGCTACTGTTTTTTGCCACCACATCCCAGCACTTTCTTAGGCAAAAAGATCATAGAGAttgccgagaaggagggtgATTTGGAGGCTCACAAGGCCCGACAGGCAGAGGTCGCTAATTACTGGGAGGAGGCCGATGCGAAGTATATCCAACCCGTTCTCGACACCTTGGACGAGGATATCCGCGAGGTCGTCAAGAATGCAATCTACCATGAGAAGCCCGAAGATGAATCATTCGGAACCGAGGAACAATCTCAAGCCACAGAGGGAGGAGCAGATGCCGCCACAAAGCCCGAACTCACCGAAGCCGAGCTAGCTCACAGACGGAAGATCATTGACGCAGTCAAGGCTGTGAAGGCTGCATACAATACCGCAAAGCGATCTTACCGTATTCCTCCCGCGCGCGTTGCCCGTTTGCAAGAGGCGCTGGATAAGTACCTTGGAACTAAGAACTTCTACAATTACACCATCCAGAAATTGTACAAGGACCCCTCTGCAAAACGCCACATCAAATCCTTCAAAGTCGACCCTAACCCGATTATTATCAATGGTACCGAGTGGCTCAGTCTGAAAGTCCACGGACAAAGTTTCATGATGCACCAGATTCGTAAAATGGTGGCCATGGCCACCCTTATAGTACGCTGCGGCTGCGATCCCAAGCGGATCGTCGATTCATATGGACCGACCAAGATCCCAATTCCCAAGGCACCCGGTCTAGGCCTTTTGCTGGAACGCCCCATCTTCAATGGATACAGCAAAAAGGCAGAAGAACTCGGAAAGAAGCCCATTAACTTCGAGGTGTATGCCACGGAAATGAACGAGTTCAAGCAAAGAGAGATATATGACCGAATCTTccgtgaagaagaggagactAACGC tttcgCTTCATTTTTCAACCATATCGATCACTTCCCCCAAGAAGAATTCCTATACGTTACATCCGGTGGTATTCCAGCCGCAAAACCTGCGACTCAACCTTCGGCTGCTACCGAAGACGCTCAGAAGGGCCGAAAGTCTCAGAGAGAAGCCCTAGCAGAGATCGAGGAAGAATCCGAAGATGAGGGCAATTTGCCCaacaatggagaagagggcggTTAA
- a CDS encoding putative transcription factor TFIIE complex alpha subunit (predicted protein): protein MLKLLKQIDSVEIPPNDFDTAWDHKIDVVRNQATHPTRAAVVVPSKKQEAVRGNTKTDAGALEISLTSSEEKSAAEQAEEAARKAAVEKQNALPVWHTHSTVSTGAGSLNTVKTETDVDVKSEIKEEEDRKPDLDALDDKVAAYYAEMEREKALQAQEDSSSAEEDSDDFDEEFEDVGGVSASDTASPAIGGAGAGPTSAPTNTTSTGRKREFDTDSGTSAPQTASATPSATDEGPAAKRVKVEPEVKKEESDEDDDEEFEDSSSTLFGAGAREKAICWRGEYQ, encoded by the exons ATGCTGAAGTTGCTTAAACAAATCGATTCCGTCGAAATCCCACCAAACGACTTCGATACCGCTTGGGATCATAAGATCGATGTCGTGCGAAACCAGGCTACTCACCCGACACGAGCTGCAGTTGTTGTGCCATCCAAGAAACAGGAAGCTGTTCGCGGTAACACTAAGACCGATGCTGGCGCCCTTGAGATCTCCCTCACATCCAGCGAGGAAAAGAGCGCCGCCGAACAAGCGGAAGAGGCAGCACGCAAGGCCGCCGTGGAGAAGCAGAATGCGCTCCCGGTGTGGCATACACATTCTACTGTGTCTACAGGCGCTGGAAGTCTCAACACGGTGAAGACAGAGACGGACGTCGACGTGAAGTccgagatcaaggaggaagaagatcgaaagCCGGATCTCGATGCTCTCGACGACAAGGTCGCCGCCTACTATGCCGaaatggagagggaaaaggcTCTTCAGGCTCAGGAAGATTCCAGCAGTGCAGAGGAGGATTCCGACGATTTCGACGAAGAATTCgaagatgttggtggtgtttcTGCGAGCGACACTGCGTCACCGGCCATTGGCGGTGCTGGCGCTGGTCCTACCAGTGCACCTACGAATACAACGTCCACGGGAAGAAAGCGCGAGTTCGATACAGATTCTGGAACCAGTGCTCCTCAAACAGCCTCAGCAACACCATCTGCTACAGATGAAGGCCCAGCAGCGAAGAGGGTCAAAGTCGAACCGGaggtcaagaaagaggagtctgatgaagatgacgacgaggaattTGAAGAT TCGTCTTCAACCCTTTTCGGCGCAGGCGCCCGGGAGAAGGCGATCTGTTGGAGA GGGGAATATCAATAG
- a CDS encoding putative ubiquitin C-terminal hydrolase (ubiquitin carboxyl-terminal hydrolase), whose translation MAAAPLESSSTPLDPISTDSTCSPGDSMEESDPQSTRKRPRLDSGSGIRQPWSSNEVSASRLPERTPDAPATTEQEAPTSTRPASRMTINTKSPVADNMTSTPKDTPADQSNAHSPAPSADDAGARPSNVISLLSSPAQSPEIEVAELEDMDQDPSTSSWKPLGEALGDSEVVQLHEQAPLTDNFPKFRSDLDLRDNLEEIGAIIEKVLGQLIEDADLQVSDLISRAYLPSLGWMLQVNGIPFFRTAERVHGVEVINLVARLNDHILAPPFNVLQWLSEYAACVMTLIPRWSQLSSPLVSVVTIVHNLMDSGNERRKYQADEALINSLTYLRAMKSAYSLMRIIDENYQMHVSKKSSWVTSDVSDPMLRFISWVYFTISLRGQDLGLQIAKDLSIAVPEGISSDECASIIYYGWKFAALKKHILDGRMELRVNGMETMQMDLVNVWRQYIQNDPAGIEHPVVQYLVRFLRENEIVEYIVSIDSHPQLISRSGNIVGFLIVTSTYTDTDTDTIWKAVTESPDPRTVSEILRMLTRTFQMHLPTSPALLYLCSKLLDLPLSRFDSRMVDFCEQLLLHVREKHRERYQLVDEPHVDAVPLRLCVRLIRESAAADDLPVEHKAILQKFSSSQLTLFMDVGLSEMDKMETYERCVQDLAEMNQFTVGSIQALNALVPSYDTQEIRKLAMDFDLTRLLINELAHTVDMNQTDFTESFSRNGFLSRVHLLACVIDKVPDTITTELSDVLWRRVLMSQTLAQQGRRALWDTLCTLTRHSTKSNPFIERCIHGYLSELSPSKDYFLEVLSFAKQAINYEVRFNPPPIAGDNEVISIPGIDRIWDFILTAPPGSIETDATNFAIEVYLDHNIIHRSPRSAVEATHVALVDRCVDQLKSAASKLKSARGQGANGASDSMAAEIPEEETQAEELRFSRSLLFLRQFLQGLRSRPQYSPPQNSPPGLPGKPVKGELVNIRYQAFDGSTQSKVRFLQIGDLSTASEFVEKLVQVTGFTKLNTIYSGHRIDLLENPTLTVRDLKLNSGLLIVRRDPDSRDVALTGRRQSLTSVDSEVLKHFDDLYDLLGLEDHLAREIYDFLVVFPPQERVLQLVRSTDKSAQDAFPMGKPYNFLYSVNALSICLREEALESSPNQTFVSHSVRVLVAALTRSEMSDSLDNCPMKLLFATSLVECLLYALLVRPPLAGDTVSIPDSTALVRQLLHLMDVGRYSSTGHLSELGIHKLICNSFAIMIEGSVRDPEFWAVIKQQAKFDQLLFSLLLEEDRQPIRKGISENIAVACSPSKLLKKTGKPEVPEQREITTSENPVRIDILATIWEAFVQNFPRTLGCVQQSQEFFEIAHLVFQSVAEKSPRDLMLSEYLKQWSAILLNHQTEEFVGREPVDHLLLGFCRLLRSCLDFAGSTNTAVDTFDLAESLFDKYLFPDLSESTSLVAITPQTPVMHASSRQELYGILNLLCKYDDNYTKVVERLSDLIPEDYTYSPTWCFDRYKMIRSPEGYAGLKNLSNTCYLNSLLTQLFMNVSFRDFMMRLDLVDPLDSQILLEETKKVFGYMQETWLKSVDPQGLVDSIRTYDNEPVDVTVQMDVDEFYNLLFDRWEAQISNAEDKKKFRSFYGGQLVQQIKSKECPHISERLEPFSAIQCEIKGKASLEESLQAYVEGEIMQGDNKYSCTSCGRHVDAVKRACLKDVPDNLIFHLKRFDFDMVTMMRSKINDEFQFPEHIDMSPFKVEYLSDPDAEVQEDLFELVGVLVHSGTAESGHYYSYIRERPTADTRGSWVEFNDSDVTRFDPSKIADQCFGGYNDSMNNNSMGQVRFNKVWNAYMLFYQRVSSMESSKSIYKPTTNHCPVRVQLPVPLANHIMMENEIFIRAFCLMDPYYAMFVRHLLHQLHDVRDIHPLGDLKLDKCIIFIALDTLEQLISRNREPLGLDAVVSELLKAINELPKAAYRVLQWVAERPAGIRNLVLKCPHAAVRNSSIRVFISSLSKLQELCNNVEQEEGYKDKWHKRYLDGFENVVAALHGLWTILHTASRAWDDYFEFLLLLASFGSLEAGMVLSYGFLSRCLEIVWLDRDDSKRLRRHYIAYCKLLEKGRRFSHRKLTDLLSVLLQNIDFSAPPTLGEERQTLPDNRYSLTVMESDLLRPVGRNNELLVLKKLLQQYSSPQACRSIVGILVDAESEAGLTDPICKALEDGLRVAPAELCAPFLEATLIFCRRSTDEERIVSLIDYVAKGVESINDSGGKEHLAFFTSIMACRNERLDLNEAWFLSQLIDKIPDWAPTLLMFPDRAVRNMTMEFLRRILFTGEASDIGDDWQSRHTQAAKELVHASISRLRRTYLSSPGSNVEAKVVETIKAVVEHCLVTYFDDSEQDEGFVRQAQAVLGAIEELAVDMPEELASEEWEDNSAMASDSEMGVAGTP comes from the exons GGAAGCGGCATCCGGCAGCCTTGGTCAAGTAACGAGGTCTCTGCGTCTCGATTACCCGAGCGGACTCCGGATGCTCCTGCCACGACtgaacaagaagctcctACGTCGACCCGCCCGGCTAGCCGAATGACTATTAACACGAAATCTCCAGTCGCCGATAATATGACATCTACCCCCAAAGATACCCCTGCTGATCAGTCAAACGCACACTCCCCCGCTCCCTCCGCGGATGACGCCGGCGCTCGTCCCTCCAATGTTATATCCTTGTTGTCCTCTCCTGCCCAGAGCCCGGAGATTGAAGTGGCCGAGCTCGAGGACATGGACCAAGATCCAAGCACATCGAGTTGGAAGCCGTTGGGCGAAGCGCTAGGAGATTCCGAGGTGGTTCAGCTTCATGAGCAAGCGCCTCTCACGGACAACTTCCCCAAGTTCCGCAGCGATCTCGATTTGCGAGACAACTTGGAGGAGATCGGTGCAATCATTGAGAAAG TCTTGGGCCAATTAATAGAAGACGCAGACTTGCAGGTATCGGACTTAATATCAAGAGCCTATCTTCCTTCACTTGGTTGGATGCTCCAGGTAAATGGTATACCCTTTTTTCGTACTGCGGAAAGGGTCCATGGCGTGGAAGTGATCAACCTAGTTGCTCGTCTGAACGACCACATTCTGGCTCCTCCGTTCAACGTGCTCCAGTGGCTATCCGAGTATGCCGCCTGTGTCATGACTCTGATACCCCGTTGGTCCCAACTCTCATCCCCTTTAGTTTCAGTTGTGACTATTGTGCACAACTTGATGGATTCCGGAAACGAGCGCAGGAAGTATCAGGCAGATGAGGCCCTAATCAATTCCCTTACATATCTACGTGCCATGAAATCGGCTTACAGCCTGATGCGGATCATAGACGAGAACTACCAGATGCATGTAAGCAAGAAGTCCTCCTGGGTCACGAGCGACGTCAGTGATCCGATGCTCCGTTTCATATCTTGGGTTTACTTCACCATCTCTCTCCGTGGCCAAGACCTGGGCTTGCAGATCGCCAAGGATCTCTCCATTGCCGTACCTGAAGGTATATCCTCGGACGAGTGTGCTTCCATAATCTACTACGGGTGGAAATTTGCTGCCCTAAAAAAGCATATTCTAGACGGGCGTATGGAGCTGAGAGTCAACGGAATGGAGACTATGCAAATGGACTTGGTCAATGTGTGGCGGCAGTATATCCAGAACGACCCAGCAGGGATTGAACATCCCGTCGTGCAATACCTCGTCCGGTTTTTACGGGAGAACGAAATCGTCGAATATATCGTTAGCATTGATTCCCACCCTCAGCTTATCAGCAGAAGTGGCAACATCGTCGGCTTTTTGATCGTCACGTCCACATACACGGACACGGATACGGACACAATCTGGAAGGCCGTGACCGAGAGCCCCGATCCCCGAACGGTGTCCGAAATCCTTAGAATGCTTACGAGAACCTTTCAAATGCATCTACCCACTTCTCCAGCGTTGTTGTATTTGTGCTCAAAGCTTCTTGATTTGCCTCTTTCCCGATTTGATTCACGGATGGTGGATTTCTGTGAGCAACTTCTCCTTCACGTACGCGAAAAGCACCGCGAGAGATACCAATTGGTGGATGAGCCGCATGTAGACGCTGTTCCACTGCGTTTGTGCGTACGCCTCATTCGCGAAAGTGCTGCAGCGGACGATCTTCCTGTCGAGCATAAGGCTATCCTTCAGAAGTTCTCGAGTTCGCAGCTTACCTTATTCATGGATGTTGGACTCAGCGAAATGGACAAAATGGAAACATATGAACGTTGTGTCCAAGACCTTGCCGAGATGAATCAGTTCACCGTTGGCAGCATACAAGCTTTGAATGCCCTAGTTCCTAGCTATGACACTCAAGAGATACGAAAGCTTGCTATGGACTTTGACTTGACACGCTTGTTGATAAATGAATTGGCCCACACTGTGGATATGAATCAGACAGACTTCACGGAGTCGTTCTCGCGGAACGGCTTTCTTTCGCGCGTCCACTTACTAGCCTGCGTTATCGACAAGGTCCCAGACACAATAACCACTGAGTTAAGTGATGTGCTGTGGAGAAGGGTCCTTATGTCGCAAACGCTAGCCCAGCAAGGCAGACGAGCACTCTGGGACACTCTGTGTACACTTACCCGACATAGTACGAAGAGCAATCCATTCATTGAACGCTGTATCCACGGGTACCTGTCTGAACTATCTCCTTCCAAAGACTACTTTCTGGAGGTCCTCTCATTTGCAAAGCAGGCAATCAACTATGAGGTTCGCTTCAACCCTCCGCCCATTGCTGGTGATAATGAGGTCATCTCAATCCCGGGTATAGACCGGATTTGGGATTTCATTTTAACCGCTCCACCCGGCTCGATCGAAACCGATGCCACTAATTTTGCCATTGAGGTGTATCTCGACCATAATATCATTCACAGATCACCACGATCTGCAGTTGAAGCAACTCATGTTGCCCTGGTAGATCGCTGCGTTGACCAACTGAAGTCGGCTGCCTCCAAGTTGAAGTCTGCCCGTGGCCAAGGTGCCAATGGTGCTAGCGATTCAATGGCTGCGGAGATCCCTGAGGAGGAAACTCAGGCGGAAGAATTGCGGTTTAGTCGTTCTCTGCTCTTTCTGCGTCAGTTCCTGCAGGGTCTGCGCAGTCGACCCCAGTACAGCCCGCCCCAGAACTCGCCGCCTGGCTTGCCCGGTAAACCTGTAAAAGGCGAGCTGGTCAATATCCGTTATCAAGCTTTCGACGGCAGTACACAGTCTAAAGTCCGCTTTTTGCAGATTGGTGATCTCTCAACTGCATCCGAGTTCGTTGAGAAGCTTGTACAGGTAACCGGTTTCACAAAACTCAACACTATCTATAGTGGGCATAggattgatcttcttgaaaACCCTACTCTCACCGTACGAGACCTCAAACTGAACTCGGGACTGCTAATTGTTCGCCGAGACCCTGACAGCCGTGACGTTGCACTGACAGGGCGGCGTCAGTCTCTGACATCGGTGGATTCCGAAGTACTTAAACATTTTGATGATCTTTATGATCTTTTAGGTCTCGAGGACCACTTAGCTCGAGAGATTTACGACTTCCTTGTTGTCTTCCCTCCCCAGGAAAGGGTCCTGCAGTTAGTCAGGTCTACCGACAAGTCTGCGCAAGACGCGTTCCCTATGGGTAAACCGTATAATTTCCTTTACTCAGTAAATGCGCTTTCTATATGCCTGAGAGAGGAAGCACTAGAGTCATCACCAAATCAAACATTTGTGTCTCATAGTGTCCGAGTTTTGGTTGCTGCTTTAACACGCTCCGAAATGTCTGATTCATTGGATAATTGTCCAATGAAGCTCCTTTTTGCCACTAGTCTGGTTGAATGTCTTCTTTACGCTCTTCTTGTGAGGCCGCCCCTAGCCGGCGATACAGTCTCAATTCCAGATTCGACTGCTTTGGTTCGGCAGTTGCTCCATCTAATGGACGTTGGACGGTATTCGTCGACGGGTCATCTTTCGGAACTTGGTATACATAAGCTAATCTGCAACTCCTTTGCTATCATGATCGAAGGCTCTGTTCGCGACCCCGAGTTTTGGGCTGTGATAAAACAGCAAGCAAAATTTGACCAGCTTCTGTTCTCACTGCTATTGGAGGAGGACCGCCAGCCTATTCGCAAGGGCATTTCGGAGAACATAGCCGTTGCCTGCAGCCCGTCCAAGTTGCTCAAGAAAACAGGGAAACCAGAAGTCCCTGAACAACGGGAGATAACCACTTCCGAGAATCCAGTCAGAATCGATATTCTCGCTACAATCTGGGAAGCCTTTGTGCAGAACTTCCCCCGTACACTGGGCTGTGTCCAACAGTCCCAAGAGTTTTTCGAAATCGCTCACTTAGTATTCCAATCGGTTGCAGAGAAGTCACCGCGCGATCTCATGCTGAGCGAGTATCTCAAGCAATGGAGCGCCATCTTGTTGAATCACCAAACCGAAGAGTTTGTCGGACGAGAGCCCGTCGACCATTTACTCCTAGGCTTTTGCCGTCTCCTGAGATCGTGCTTAGACTTTGCAGGCTCAACTAATACCGCAGTGGACACGTTTGATCTCGCTGAGAGCTTGTTTGACAAGTATCTCTTCCCGGATCTTTCGGAGTCAACATCCCTTGTTGCCATCACCCCTCAGACGCCCGTCATGCACGCATCATCCCGGCAGGAACTGTACGGTATTCTGAACCTGCTTTGTAAATACGACGATAACTACACTAAAGTCGTGGAGCGCTTGAGTGATCTCATTCCTGAAGACTACACATATTCACCAACCTGGTGTTTTGATCGCTACAAAATGATCAGGTCGCCTGAAGGCTATGCTGGGCTGAAGAATCTGTCCAACACTTGTTACTTGAACTCGCTTTTAACCCAGCTTTTCATGAATGTTAGCTTCCGTGACTTCATGATGCGTCTTGATCTCGTGGATCCTCTTGACTCCCAGATATTACTTgaggagacaaagaaggTTTTTGGCTATATGCAAGAAACCTGGCTTAAGAGTGTCGATCCACAAGGGCTAGTGGACTCAATAAGGACCTACGATAATGAACCAGTCGATGTCACAGTACAAATGGATGTTGACGAGTTCTATAACCTGCTTTTCGACAGGTGGGAGGCTCAAATCTCTAATGccgaagacaagaagaagttTCGCTCCTTTTACGGCGGTCAGCTAGTGCAGCAGATCAAATCCAAAGAGTGTCCCCATATCTCAGAACGCCTTGAGCCGTTTTCTGCGATTCAATGCGAAATCAAAGGTAAGGCGAGTCTGGAGGAGAGTCTTCAGGCGTATGTCGAAGGAGAAATCATGCAAGGAGATAACAAATACTCCTGCACTTCCTGTGGAAGACATGTTGATGCTGTGAAGAGAGCCTGTTTGAAAGATGTCCCGGATAACCTCATATTCCATCTCAAACGCTTCGATTTTGACATGGTCACGATGATGCGGAGCAAGATAAATGACGAATTCCAGTTTCCAGAGCACATTGACATGAGCCCGTTTAAAGTCGAGTACCTCTCAGACCCTGACGCGGAGGTTCAAGAAGACCTTTTCGAATTggttggtgttttggttCATAGCGGTACAGCTGAATCTGGTCACTACTATTCGTACATCCGTGAAAGGCCTACTGCTGATACTAGAGGCTCGTGGGTTGAATTCAATGATTCAGACGTCACCCGGTTTGACCCATCCAAGATTGCAGACCAGTGCTTTGGTGGTTACAATGACTCTATGAACAACAATTCCATGGGCCAAGTCCGGTTCAACAAAGTGTGGAATGCTTACATGCTATTTTATCAGCGTGTCTCGAGTATGGAGTCATCCAAGTCAATTTATAAGCCAACTACCAACCATTGTCCGGTTCGTGTGCAGCTGCCAGTGCCTCTTGCCAACCACATTATGATGGAAAATGAAATTTTCATACgggctttttgtttgatggATCCATACTACGCCATGTTTGTGCGACACCTTCTACATCAGCTTCATGATGTGAGGGATATTCATCCTCTGGGTGACTTGAAATTGGACAAATGTATTATCTTCATCGCTTTGGATACACTTGAGCAACTTATTTCAAGGAACAGAGAGCCATTGGGTCTGGATGCGGTTGTGTCTGAGCTACTTAAGGCAATCAATGAGCTTCCCAAGGCGGCCTACAGAGTTTTACAGTGGGTTGCAGAAAGACCAGCCGGCATACGCAATCTAGTTCTGAAGTGTCCCCATGCAGCTGTTCGAAACAGTTCAATCAGGGTCTTCATAAGCTCGCTCTCAAAGCTTCAGGAGCTGTGCAATAATGTTGAGCAGGAAGAGGGCTATAAAGACAAATGGCATAAGCGGTACTTGGATGGCTTTGAGAATGTGGTCGCAGCATTGCATGGCCTCTGGACGATTCTGCACACTGCAAGCAGGGCATGGGATGATTACTTCGAATTCCTTTTACTGCTTGCAAGTTTTGGATCTCTTGAAGCCGGGATGGTGCTCAGTTACGGATTTCTTTCAAGATGTCTGGAAATTGTGTGGCTTGATCGTGATGATTCAAAGAGACTGAGACGCCACTACATTGCTTATTGCAAACTCCttgaaaagggaagaagattcTCACACAGGAAACTCACAGATCTTCTGTCTGTCTTGCTACAGAACATCGATTTTTCTGCGCCCCCTACGCTGGGCGAGGAAAGACAGACCTTACCCGACAATAGGTATTCTCTTACAGTTATGGAAAGCGACCTTCTTCGGCCTGTTGggagaaacaatgagctATTAGTTCTGAaaaagcttcttcagcaatACAGCAGCCCGCAAGCATGTAGAAGCATTGTTGGAATACTTGTTGATGCGGAGTCCGAAGCTGGCCTCACAGACCCAATCTGCAAGGCGCTGGAAGATGGCTTAAGAGTCGCGCCTGCCGAACTTTGCGCTCCGTTCTTGGAGGCTACATTGATATTCTGTCGGCGGAGTactgatgaagaaagaatcgTTTCTTTGATCGACTACGTTGCGAAAGGAGTAGAGTCAATCAATGACAGTGGAGGTAAAGAACACCTTGCATTCTTTACCAGCATTATGGCGTGCCGCAACGAGCGACTTGATCTCAATGAGGCATGGTTCCTATCCCAGCTCATAGATAAAATCCCAGACTGGGCTCCGACATTGCTCATGTTCCCTGACAGGGCCGTCAGGAATATGACCATGGAATTTCTACGCCGAATATTATTCACTGGAGAGGCTAGCGACATCGGCGATGACTGGCAATCACGCCATACACAAGCGGCCAAGGAGCTGGTTCACGCGAGTATCAGCAGATTGAGAAGGACATACCTCTCAAGCCCTGGGAGCAACGTCGAAGCGAAAGTTGTAGAGACAATTAAAGCGGTCGTCGAACACTGCCTAGTTACATATTTTGATGACAGTGAACAAGACGAGGGATTTGTCCGTCAGGCGCAAG CCGTCCTGGGAGCTATTGAGGAATTAGCTGTTGATATGCCTGAAGAGCTGGCTTCCG AGGAATGGGAAGACAACTCAGCGATGGCAAGTGATTCGGAAATGGGAGTTGCAGGCACTCCATGA